The Deltaproteobacteria bacterium genome includes the window GAACTTCTGCACCCCGTACCGGTAAGCGTCGCGCGCTAGAAATGTCCCCAACCGGATTTGAACCGGTGTTGCCGGCGTGAAAGGCCGGTGTCCTTGGCCAGGCTAGACGATGGGGACAACCTCAAGGTGGGCCGTGCTGGACTCGAACCAGCGGCTCTCTGCTTAAAAGGCAGATACTCTACCAACTGAGTTAACGGCCCCAGGAGACGTTCGAATCGTTCAAGCCGTTCGACTCATGGATTCTTCTTGCGATCTTGAACTCAATCGAGGCGAAGCCGGTCGAACAATTCGAGTGCTTAGAACGTCTCGGAGAACCCAAGCGATCCACACACCGCAATCAATGTTAGCCCATGAAATGCAAAAAGGCAACCCCTCCGGCCCTCACGACCTCGGTCTGGATGCATTTCTCCAGCCTCTTGACATACTGCCGGGCCCTGAGGGGGAGATCAGAAAAACTCCTCGCCCCACCTGTATCTTTCAGCCATCCCTCGCATTCCTCGTAGACCGGTTCGCAATGCTTCAGCACTTCCATATTGGCCGGGACCCACCGAAGGAGATTCCCCTGATACCGGTATCCCGTACAGATCCTTATCTTCTCCATCTCATCGAGAACGTCGAGCTTGGTGATGACCAGCCCGCTCATCCCGTTCATCAGTACGGCATGGCGGAGAACCACGGCGTCGAACCAACCACACCGCCTCGGCCTCCCCGTGGTGGCGCCGTACTCTCCACCTCGGGCCCTTATTCTCTCTCCTGTCTCATCGTGAAGCTCGGTCGGGAAAGGCCCCTCCCCGACCCGGGTCGTGTAGGCCTTGGAAACCCCCAGAACGTAGTCGATGCAGGTGGGACCGATACCCGCACCCGTACACGCATTGGCGGCAACCGTGTTGGATGAGGTCACGAAGGGGTAGGTCCCGTGATCCACATCGAGCAGGCATCCCTGGGCGCCCTCGAAAAGGACCCTCCGCCCCTCGCTTATGGCCTCGTTGAGAAAGACCGATGTGTTGGCCACAAAGGGCGCGATCCTCGATCGGAAAACGCCGTACTCCTCGAGAATCTCCTCCTTTGAACAGGGTTCCTCCTTGAAGAACCGGGTCAGGGTGAAATTCTTCTCAAGGAGACTCGCCTCCAGCTTTCTTCTAAAAACCCCTTCGTCAAGAAGATCCGCAACCCGTATCCCACTTCGGCCCATCTTGTCTTCATAGGCCGGGCCTATCCCCCGGCCGGTCGTACCGATTCTGTTTCGACCCTGAAACCGTTCCCTGGCCAGATCGAGTCTCTGATGATAGGGCATTATCAGATGGGCCTGTTCACTGATGAGAAGCTGAGAATCACTCCTGAAGTACCCCCGCTTCCTGAGGGCGTCGATTTCGTCTATCAGAACCCCGGGGGAAATGACGACCCCATTTCCTATGACGCACCGTTTGGTCTCGTGGAGGATCCCCGACGGGATAAGATGAAAGACGAACTTCTCCCCCCCGACCACGAGTGTGTGGCCCGCGTTGTTCCCCCCCTGAAACCGGACCACGATGTCGGAGAATTCCGTCAAGAGATCGATGACCTTTCCCTTGCCCTCGTCCCCCCACTGGGCGCCTACGACCACGACACACTTCGGTTTCTTCTTCCTCATGAGTCCTTTCCCCGATTCAGATAACTCCCCGGTTCCAAGGGCAGTTCCAACTGCTTGACCCACATTACGTGTGGAAGTCCGGAGATCTCATCGATTATTGGTTTGGCAAGGGGTGCATCGAGGGACAATAGGGTTATTCCTCTACCCCCTGCGCGGTCCCTACCCACATTGATGGAAGCGATATTTATGCCCTTCTTTCCCAGGACAGAGCCGATATTGCCGATAACCCCCGGCCGGTCCTCGTTTCGAATCACCAGCAAGTGCCCGGCCAGAACTCCGCCGAGGGGGGAATCGTTGAGCTCCAGCAGGCGTGGCTGCTTTCTCCCAAAGATCGACCCTGTGATAGAGTGCGATTCGTCCCTGGAACCTGCCGCGATCGAGATGAGGCTCGTGTAATCCTCCGCCTTTGAGGTACTCCGTTCCACCACGGCGATCCCCCTCTCTTCAGCCATGAGAGGAGCATTCACAAAGTTCACGATGTCTCCCAGATGTGGATGGAGAAGCCCCTTCAGAGCCGCCGCCTTCAGAGGAGCCAGGGGAATCCTCGTCACATCCCCCACGTACTGGATGGCAACCTCCTCAATGGCAGAACCGAACAGTTGGGCGAGAAATCTCCCGAGCCTCTCGGCCAGGTCGGAGAAGGGCATCAAATCGGGAAGCAGATCGAGGTTTACACTCGGGACGTTGACGGTGTTCTGCAGTACACCCCGGGTCAGATAGTCAACGAGCTGCTCGGCTATCGCCACCGCCACCTTCTCCTGAGCCTCCTCCGTAGACGCACCCAAATGGGGCGTACAGATCACCTGCTCAAACTCAAGAAGGGGGTTCCCAAGGGGGGGCTCCACTTCAAAACAGTCGAGGGCTGCTCCGGCGACTCTCCCCGATTCCAGGGCCTCATGGAGGGCCCTCTCGTTGACAATCCCCCCTCTGGCACAGTTGATTATCATGACGCCCCTTCTCATCTTGGCGAAGGCACTCCGGTCGATGAGGTTTCTGGTCTCATCAGTCAGGGGGGTGTGAACCGAGATGAAGTCCGACCTGGCCAGAAGCTCCTCCATGGAGACCGGCTCTACCCCTTTTGCCCGGGCCATCTCCTCCGTCACATAGGGGTCGTGGGCGATGACCTTCATCATGAGCCCCTGGGCCCGCCCGGCCACGATGCTTCCGATATTGCCTATCCCCACCAGGCCGAGGATCTTGCCGCCCAGCTCGACGCCCATGAACCGCCCCCGATCCCACTGGCCGGACTTCAGGGCAGCCGTTGCCTGGGGGATCTTCCTGGCCAGGGCACACATCATTGAGATTGTATGTTCAGCCGCCGCCACGGCGTTGCCCTGGGGGGTGTTCATTACCACGATCCCTTTGCGGGTCGCCGCAGGAACATCCACGTTGTCCACCCCTATTCCAGCGCGCCCGATCACCCTGAGCTTTCCGGCAGCATCGATCACCTCGGCGGTCACCCTGGTCGAACTCCGGACCACCAGGGCCTGGTAATCCCCGATGATCGATCTCAGCTCTTCAGTGGAGAGACCTGTCCTCACATCCACTGAAATCCCCTCTGTTCCTCGCAGGATCTCCAACCCCTTCTCCGAGACCCTGTCGCTGACCAAAACCCTCTGAACGCCCACGATCAGCGCCCTCCCCTACTCCGTCCCGTCTCCGGAGCCCTGCACCGGCTCATCCATGAACACCTCTTCGGCCGCCTTCACCCCAACACCGAGCTCAAAAGGGTGGCCCATCTCTTTCAGCAGCATCTCGAGGGCCGAAATAACCATGATCATGTCGAGCCGATCATAATAGCCGAGGTGGGCTATCCGTATGATCTTTCCCTTGGCCCGGCCCTGCCCCCCCGCCACGGTTATCCCGAACCGCTCGTAGAACCGGCTCTTCAGTTGACCGGCTCCCATCGTCTCCGGAACCCTAACCGCGGTCACGGCCTCACTCGGGGATTGATCGGCGTAGAGTTCCAGCCCCAGAGCCTTCACCGCATTCCGCGCAGCAAGAGCCAGCCTCTCGTGGCGGAGGAAAAGGGCCTCCAGCCCCTCCTGCCTGATCATCCTCAGGGACTCTCTCAACCCGACCACCAGGGTGACAGCCGGGGTGAAAGAGGTGTCATTGGCCTCGAGTTTCTCCCTTTCTCTCTTGAAGTCGAAATAGTACCTCGGCAGGTTCGATCTCTCCACCAGGCGCCAGGCTTTTTCACTCAGGGCGACAAAGGACAATCCAGGAGGCAGCATCAGGGCCTTCTGGGAACCTGTCACCAGGACATCGATCCCCCATCGGTCCATGGGAAGGTCGAATACCCCGACCCCCGTAACCCCGTCCACCACGATCACCGCCTCCCCATGCCTTGCTGTGATCTCGGCGAGTTTCTCGACCGGGTGCCTCACACCTGTAGAGGTCTCACTGGCCGTTACGAAGACGGCACGGATCATACTATCCCTTTCCAGAGCCTCCTCCACCAGGTGGGGCTCCACAGCCTTCCCCCATGGAACATCGACCGCCCTCACCTCGACGCCGTAAGCCTCGCAGATCTCGGCCCATCGTTCTCCGAACTTCCCCCCGCAGACAACCAGTACCACATCTCCCCTTCTCAGGAGATTCGAAACCGTCCCCTCCATGGCGCCCGTGGCCGAGGCGGCAAACATCAGAACCTCCTGCCTTGTCTGGAAGAGATACTTGAGGTTTTCACGAACTTCCGCAAGAATTCCGGAGAATTCCGGTTCGCGATGATGGATTACCGGTGCGGCCATCCACAGCAGGGTCTCGGGCGGAAGCATCGTCGGTCCGGGCGTAAAGAGATATCTTTTCACGGGCCACCTCCTCTTCTGAGGGAAAACCGAGACTATTGTATGCCAGCCCCCCCCGGCAAGTCAACAAACCGGACGCTGGTCGGGATTTCTTCCACCCCCACTCCAAAAGCGGGGTCTTCCCCTTGCCAGCCACTCCAGACGGGCACCTCGCCACCTCTGCGGTACCGCTCCGGGAGGAGAAGCATCCTCAAGACGGGCGAGGTTCGCGGGTGGGGAATTCCTGCCCCTTCCCCACGAACACGGATCACGAACACGACTCCCCTCTCGGGTCACCCTTGACGGGTACCCCACCGCTCCCGCAATGTCGCTCGGCGACAGGGGGGCTGCCCAAAAGTCGGGGGCCTCCGGGGAGATTTTCCTTGACTGGGTAAATGGGTTGTGTTAAACGTGAAAAAAATAACAAATCATCCCGAGCGATCTCGAGACGCATCAAAGCGACCGGTGGAGGGTGAGAATAGGAGCGATCCTTCCAAGGATCGAGAGTCGGAGGGCCGCGAGCCCGCCGTGACTCCTGCCGGAAGGCAGGTACTTCCCGTCACGGGGACAAGGAGGAGAGAGATGCAGCTGCCAGGCGTTAAGAAGTATCCCCACATTTTCAGCCCTGGAAGGATAGGCGGGCTTGAGACAAAAAACAGGATCAAGTATGCCTCGACTGAAACTAACTTCAACTACAGGGACGGGTTCGTTTCGGACAAAGAAGTGGCTTACATGGAGGCTCAGGCGCGAGGAGGAGCTGGAATCGTGACAACCCAGGGCGCCTATACCGATCCTCTGGGAGTGGGCAAGGGCTACGTGGGGATGATGGGGATCTGGGACGACAAGTATATCCCCGGGTTGAAGAAGATCGCCGACGTGATCCACAGATACGATGCACTGGCCTGCCTCCAGTTGATGCACTGCGGCCGGGTCGGAGGGATAGAGCTCCCCTTCACCCACGGTCCCTCAGATGTACCCCAGAAACTCCCCATATTCCGGCCCCCCAAGGAGATGAGCCGGGAAGAGATCCAGGTCTGCATCCAGGAGCACATCGACGGTGCCAGGAGAACCGTAGAGGCAGGATACGACATCGTTGAGATCTCCGGTATCGTGGGCTACCTCATCTCGAATTTCATATCCTCTTATACGAACAAACGGACAGACGAATACGGGGGAGACATCAGGGGGCGATGCAGGTTCATGACAGACATAATCCGAGGGATCCGCAAGGAGATAGGCGGGGGTGTACCCATCGGGATCCGTCTGTGCGGCAGGGAACTCCTTGACGATCGCGGAGGGAACAAACCAGAGGAGAGCCTGGAGTCCATCAAACTCGCCGTGGAGGCGGGCTGTGATTACGTGAGTGTGACGGCCGGTTGGCAGGAGTCGCTCATCCCGGTGATCACCCGTGACGTGCCCATGGGAAACTGGCTTTTCATCGCCGAGGAGGTGAAAAGGAACGTTAGTGTCCCGGTCAGCATGGCCTATCGGCTCTTTGTCCCCGATATCCCTGAGAAGGCCATAGCCGAGGGAAAACTCGACTACTGGGAGATGTGCCGCCCCATGATCGCCGATCCTTTCCTGCCCAGGAAGATCATGGAAGACAGGGGGCAGGACATCATACCCTGTATCGCCTGTAATGTGTGTCTGGCCCGGCTCTTCCGAGACACGGAACTCTGCTGCACCGTGAGGCCCTCTCTGGGCCACGAGGGTGAGCCCGAATGGGGTTTCTATGGATTCGAGAAGTCGAGGAAGAGAAAGAAGGTCGTCGTCGTCGGCGCCGGACCCGGAGGGCTCACGGCTGCCTTCGTCGCTGCCGCAAAGGGCCACGACGTGACGGTCTACGAGGAGAGCGACCACACAGGGGGCCAGATGGCTGCCGCAGCCAACGGCCCTTGGGGAGACAACGAACTCATCCGGTACATAGACTATGCCGAAGCCCAGTGCAAGAAGCACGGTGCCACGATCAGACTCAACAGGAGGGTTGACAGAGACTTGCTCGAGAAAGAGAAAGCCGATGTCGTCGTCCTTGCCACAGGCGCACAGCATGACAGGGAAACCATACCGGGCTCCGACAAGAGCCATGTTGTGGGAGCCCTCGATGTCCTCCGGGGAAAGGCCAAACCGGGCAAGAGAGTGGTGATTTTGGGAGGGCTGGGGATCGCCATCTCCACTGCTCTCTATATCATCGACAAACACAAGGACTGCCAGGTCTCCATCGTGGGGGAACAGAAGAAATTCGGGGCCGATGTAAACCCATCCTACATCTGGAGGTACATGCTCAAACTGAAGGACGGCAACGTCGCCCAGATCACAAGAACCAAGGTCAAGGAGATCACAGACCAGGGGGTGGTGGTCGTCACCCCCGAGGGCAAGGAGGAGTCCATACCGGCCGATACGGTGGTCATAGCCATGCTCGTTCCCAACAGGAGTGTCACCTACGGCAAGTACGCCAAGGATGTCTACATGATCGGCGACGCCGTCCAGGTGAGGCGGGCCTACGGGGCGATCCACGACGGCTACAGGGTGGGGATGCGGATCGATTTTGTCCCCTATCAGACCTATCACAGGGTGAAACCACATTAGGAGAGAACCAAGACAAGGAGAGGCCGACATGTTTCCCTGGGTCGATGTATACAAATGCACTGGATGCGGCGTGTGCGTCCGCCAGTGCCCCGTGAATATCATCAGCCTCGTCAACAAGAAGGCTGCCATCCTCCTGGATCTATGCGAGGAGTGCGGCATCTGTGCTTTTGTCTGCCCAGAGGTAGCCATCAAGAACGAAATCCCCGAGGGCGGTTACAACACCGCCAATCTGCCCTACGTGAGCAGGCGTTGAGGTTCAGGGTCGGGGGTCTGCCCTCGGTCACCCGGTTTCCTGCAAGAGCGGCCTCGACTCGATCCGCCCGCCCCGAGTCGGGGAGCTGTTCGGGGGAAAGGGGCGGTTGCACTCCTCCCCGATACGTGTTCGCAGGCGCCCCTGAACGTCTCTCTTCCGGCGAGTCAAGAACACAGGAGGTGTCTCATGAAGGTGAACAAGATCGACCATATCTGTATCGCGGTAAAGGATCTGGACGCTGCACGGAAAATCTGGGAGCCCATCCTCGGTAAATCAGAACCAGACGACCCCTATGTCGACGAGCCGGAGAAGATACGGGTGGCAAGGTACTGGCTCGGAGACGTGGGTTTTGAACTCATGGAGTCGACCAGCCCCGACGGTGACGTGGCCAAGTTCATCGAAAAGAGGGGAGAGGGGATTATGCTCATCGGGCTCAATGTGGACAATACCCGGGAGGCCATGGAAGAGCTCAAGGCCAAGGGATACAAGTTCATCGGTGGAGCCCGGCCGTTCAGGAACTGCGAGTTCGCCTTTATCCATCCCAAGGAGGTCAACGGAGTGCTCCTCGAACTGATCGACTATCCCTGGGACGAGTTGAAAAAATAGGCATTGGGGCCCATTTCGGGCCCCTGCTCCGGCGACATCGCGAGAGTCCGTCCGTCCTGAGGATCTGGATCCCTTTCACTTTCCACTTCCCGGAAATCTCCGAATAGAGACAGAGGCCTCGCTTCACCTCGCAGCTCCGGCGGGAAGAGGGGAGTTCACGGGGTGACCCCCTCGGGTTTCGTGGGTGGGGAATTCCCGCCCCTTCCCCCCGAACACGACTCACGAACACG containing:
- a CDS encoding adenylosuccinate synthase gives rise to the protein MRKKKPKCVVVVGAQWGDEGKGKVIDLLTEFSDIVVRFQGGNNAGHTLVVGGEKFVFHLIPSGILHETKRCVIGNGVVISPGVLIDEIDALRKRGYFRSDSQLLISEQAHLIMPYHQRLDLARERFQGRNRIGTTGRGIGPAYEDKMGRSGIRVADLLDEGVFRRKLEASLLEKNFTLTRFFKEEPCSKEEILEEYGVFRSRIAPFVANTSVFLNEAISEGRRVLFEGAQGCLLDVDHGTYPFVTSSNTVAANACTGAGIGPTCIDYVLGVSKAYTTRVGEGPFPTELHDETGERIRARGGEYGATTGRPRRCGWFDAVVLRHAVLMNGMSGLVITKLDVLDEMEKIRICTGYRYQGNLLRWVPANMEVLKHCEPVYEECEGWLKDTGGARSFSDLPLRARQYVKRLEKCIQTEVVRAGGVAFLHFMG
- a CDS encoding phosphoglycerate dehydrogenase, with protein sequence MGVQRVLVSDRVSEKGLEILRGTEGISVDVRTGLSTEELRSIIGDYQALVVRSSTRVTAEVIDAAGKLRVIGRAGIGVDNVDVPAATRKGIVVMNTPQGNAVAAAEHTISMMCALARKIPQATAALKSGQWDRGRFMGVELGGKILGLVGIGNIGSIVAGRAQGLMMKVIAHDPYVTEEMARAKGVEPVSMEELLARSDFISVHTPLTDETRNLIDRSAFAKMRRGVMIINCARGGIVNERALHEALESGRVAGAALDCFEVEPPLGNPLLEFEQVICTPHLGASTEEAQEKVAVAIAEQLVDYLTRGVLQNTVNVPSVNLDLLPDLMPFSDLAERLGRFLAQLFGSAIEEVAIQYVGDVTRIPLAPLKAAALKGLLHPHLGDIVNFVNAPLMAEERGIAVVERSTSKAEDYTSLISIAAGSRDESHSITGSIFGRKQPRLLELNDSPLGGVLAGHLLVIRNEDRPGVIGNIGSVLGKKGINIASINVGRDRAGGRGITLLSLDAPLAKPIIDEISGLPHVMWVKQLELPLEPGSYLNRGKDS
- a CDS encoding alanine--glyoxylate aminotransferase family protein, with protein sequence MLPPETLLWMAAPVIHHREPEFSGILAEVRENLKYLFQTRQEVLMFAASATGAMEGTVSNLLRRGDVVLVVCGGKFGERWAEICEAYGVEVRAVDVPWGKAVEPHLVEEALERDSMIRAVFVTASETSTGVRHPVEKLAEITARHGEAVIVVDGVTGVGVFDLPMDRWGIDVLVTGSQKALMLPPGLSFVALSEKAWRLVERSNLPRYYFDFKREREKLEANDTSFTPAVTLVVGLRESLRMIRQEGLEALFLRHERLALAARNAVKALGLELYADQSPSEAVTAVRVPETMGAGQLKSRFYERFGITVAGGQGRAKGKIIRIAHLGYYDRLDMIMVISALEMLLKEMGHPFELGVGVKAAEEVFMDEPVQGSGDGTE
- a CDS encoding FAD-dependent oxidoreductase, with translation MQLPGVKKYPHIFSPGRIGGLETKNRIKYASTETNFNYRDGFVSDKEVAYMEAQARGGAGIVTTQGAYTDPLGVGKGYVGMMGIWDDKYIPGLKKIADVIHRYDALACLQLMHCGRVGGIELPFTHGPSDVPQKLPIFRPPKEMSREEIQVCIQEHIDGARRTVEAGYDIVEISGIVGYLISNFISSYTNKRTDEYGGDIRGRCRFMTDIIRGIRKEIGGGVPIGIRLCGRELLDDRGGNKPEESLESIKLAVEAGCDYVSVTAGWQESLIPVITRDVPMGNWLFIAEEVKRNVSVPVSMAYRLFVPDIPEKAIAEGKLDYWEMCRPMIADPFLPRKIMEDRGQDIIPCIACNVCLARLFRDTELCCTVRPSLGHEGEPEWGFYGFEKSRKRKKVVVVGAGPGGLTAAFVAAAKGHDVTVYEESDHTGGQMAAAANGPWGDNELIRYIDYAEAQCKKHGATIRLNRRVDRDLLEKEKADVVVLATGAQHDRETIPGSDKSHVVGALDVLRGKAKPGKRVVILGGLGIAISTALYIIDKHKDCQVSIVGEQKKFGADVNPSYIWRYMLKLKDGNVAQITRTKVKEITDQGVVVVTPEGKEESIPADTVVIAMLVPNRSVTYGKYAKDVYMIGDAVQVRRAYGAIHDGYRVGMRIDFVPYQTYHRVKPH
- a CDS encoding 4Fe-4S binding protein, which translates into the protein MFPWVDVYKCTGCGVCVRQCPVNIISLVNKKAAILLDLCEECGICAFVCPEVAIKNEIPEGGYNTANLPYVSRR
- a CDS encoding VOC family protein — its product is MKVNKIDHICIAVKDLDAARKIWEPILGKSEPDDPYVDEPEKIRVARYWLGDVGFELMESTSPDGDVAKFIEKRGEGIMLIGLNVDNTREAMEELKAKGYKFIGGARPFRNCEFAFIHPKEVNGVLLELIDYPWDELKK